CGCGGATCGATCCGGCGGAGGCCGTGGCGGACTCCCAGGTCTCCGTTTCGGAAGACGAAATCCGGCGGGTCTACGACGAACGCGCGGACGAACTCATCCGGCCCGCCAGCGCCCGCGTGAACATGGTCAGCATCTCGCTCCGGCCCTCCGTCGCCGACTCGCTGGCCGCCCGCGAACGGGCCGCCGCCCTCGCGGACCGCGTACGAGGGGGCGAGGACTTCGCCGAGGTGGCGATGGCGGAGTCCGCCGACTCCATCTCGGGCGTGGAGGGGGGCTTCATGGGCAAGCGTCCAACGAGCGCCTTCGACCCCCGACTCACGGAGGTGGCCGCGGACGCCCCGCTCGGACAGGTCACGGATCCGGTCGAGACGCCGTTCGGGCTGCACGTCCTGCAGGTCGACGAGCGGAGCTCGGACTCGCTGGCGCTGCGCCAGATCTACGTCCCGTTCGAGATTTCCGGCGCGACCGAGGATTCGGTGTTCACCCTCCTCGACGACCTGGAGGATCTCGCGCTGCGCACGGACCTCACGACGGCCGCCGACTCGCTGGGCGTGACCGTTCGCACCGATGTGCAGTTGCTGGACGGCGTGGACTTCATTCCGGGCGCCGGCCAACTGGGCGTGGCGAGGGAGTGGGCGCTCGGCCCCGAGAGCGAGATCGGAGACCTGTCCGATTCGTTCGAGAACCCGGCGGGCTTTCATCTGGTCGAGCTCCTGGGACGGCGGGACGAGAGCACGATTCCGTTTGAGGAAGCCGGGATCGGGATCCGCGCGGAACTGATCGTGGAGAAGAAGAAGGAACGGGCCGCGGAACTGGCCGGCAGCCTGCTCGACGCGGTCGCGGCCGGAAGCACTTTCGACGAGGCCGCGGAGGCACTCGGCTGGTCGGTCGAAGAGACCGGTTCATTCCGCCGGGGCGACTTCGTCCCGGGACTCGGCCAGGGTACGGAGGCGGTCGGTTTCGGA
Above is a window of Candidatus Palauibacter scopulicola DNA encoding:
- a CDS encoding peptidyl-prolyl cis-trans isomerase → MRKMRGSASLVMGIMAAAFVGWLVFDGINAMQGGNLGGQINPVVGQVGGQDIRYNEWNIFLQNQLAVNRAADRGMTDEDVRVVTERAWESLVSATLIQAELDRLGVSVTDAEVRQAFLTQPPQEMLSYPGFQTDGQFDIDKYRRFFTDPATDETQLLQIEGYYRSILPRAKLQTLVQSGIYVSEEEAWRFYRDTNEQARVRFARIDPAEAVADSQVSVSEDEIRRVYDERADELIRPASARVNMVSISLRPSVADSLAARERAAALADRVRGGEDFAEVAMAESADSISGVEGGFMGKRPTSAFDPRLTEVAADAPLGQVTDPVETPFGLHVLQVDERSSDSLALRQIYVPFEISGATEDSVFTLLDDLEDLALRTDLTTAADSLGVTVRTDVQLLDGVDFIPGAGQLGVAREWALGPESEIGDLSDSFENPAGFHLVELLGRRDESTIPFEEAGIGIRAELIVEKKKERAAELAGSLLDAVAAGSTFDEAAEALGWSVEETGSFRRGDFVPGLGQGTEAVGFGFGAAVGELSGALDAGDAVVVVEVLEREEATREGFEEVRDAVVGQLGFERSQQYVQKWLVALREDTAVEDHRARLLLQQEAQPMIPGF